A stretch of DNA from Ranitomeya variabilis isolate aRanVar5 chromosome 1, aRanVar5.hap1, whole genome shotgun sequence:
ctaatgTAGCCTATCAATAGGGGAAGAGGAGACTGAAAATAATCAGATCATGCtgcagctttctagtaagtgttcatCTCAccctagagctggattcacagctacatgctgctgaataatgtcctccatgctgctgcttctgaacatgtgttaTATAAAgaaaggagagcaggaatccctcatgtctgcgtGTGCCGTGTATGGGAGATATCATCGCAGCTAGTCTCCATCCACCAgctcagaaaaaaatgaaaaatggagacacctgAAATAACAGGTAAGTTTTATTCATTTTCTGGGATAAAACAAGGACTATAGAGTAGAAAAGAAGGGTATGGCTGGACTTTATCACATGCACATAGCTGTAAAATCATGAACTGCAACAGCATCCAAATGTGCCTCCCAGGGAATGAAGGTCACAGGCCATCATCTGAGCGAATGTTTATCAGCGATGTCATATACAGCTCACGTACCTACTACCTGTCAATCACACCCACAGCGGCGTGCCTTTTTGTCACATGAATGGTTGCAGACTGTAACTGCAAATCCCATCGAAGGTGTCAGTGAAGAAGATAATCTACATCAGTGTCAGCTGGAAATCCAGCTTTTGCCAGACTGGCCAATCATCTATTGCTTATGGGGTGAAGTCCTGACTTTTCTGCTAATTGCAGTTGTTAAAGTAAAGGATTAGGTTGTGGGATTTCGACatgcctgatccttttgttctcaggcTAAATAAATTGCCAAAAAACACTCTACAAATCTGTTGGATATCAGGTTGGCAGGAGTCACCTGGCATCTACCACCCTCACCGGTCAGCTGTTGGCTACTTTGGTGCTGGATGCAGACCGTGTACACAGCACTATATACCGTGTAGTGGTTGCGCTTTGGTACAGCAGCTCAGCTACTCTCTTCAAGGAGCTGACCAGACAGTGGCCATTATGGGGCCCAAGAGGCAGGGGGGCCCGGTTCCAGCGCCGCTACCTCCCAGCATCacacattcaactgtatcagcaccATAGATGCTTCTGTGGagagggtgtgatgatgtcacttcattgcATGCCACGCTGTGCCGAGCAGTGAAGCTGACGAGTAGACgtgctgcagagaccagagcagcggaagcaggtacggactgggactgaaattcagtcctgctatttgcaatcacacaggcccatgttgtccccgtttcCAAGCACCAGCTGGGGATATATGACTAATATTACCctagatggaggaaagcaagatgtaCTACAAGACCAAGGTTTCTAATGATACCAGTGGCCTGCTGCGGTAAATAAAGGACTCAGCAACTttctgctccatcacaactctttacagtatggatgtcttgagaacaccgattctgttagcaATGTAGCAGTCAAGGCAgcgcacgaccagacaggcccttctggcatttggccCTGAGTGGAAGAACAAGGAGAGTAGAgtactgtatttatttatttttatatcaatGAGTATGTGGTGGCCACAATACTGGAGTAATATGGggtgtactatatgggggctgcattatactctatcgaggactattgggagtgcattatactatatagaggactatggggttcattatactatggggagtgcattgtactatatgaaggactatagggggtgcattatactctataggggctgcgttatactctttgggggctgcattatactctatcaaagactatggggagtacataATACTCTGTAccatatggggatgcattatattctggattatactctatcgaggactattgggagtgcattatactatatggaggactatgggatgcattatactatggggagtacattgtaTTATATGAAACACTATGGAGGATGCATTATATAACATgggctatgggatgcattatactgttgaGGACTATGGGAATTgtattgtactatattgaggactatgaggagtgcattatactatataaatgactatggggagtgtattatcctcctatatggaggactatggggtgtgcaatatactttatggaggtctatggggagtgcattatattatatggaggactatggggcacattatactatatggaggactatagggtgtgcaatatactgcatggaggactatggggcacattatactatatagaggtctatgggatgaattattctgtatggaggactatgggatgttcattatactatattgaggactataggcagtgtattaaactatatggaggtctatgtggaatgtattatactatatggaggactatgtggtgtattatactatgtggaggactatagggtgcattatactatttgaaggactatggggtgcattatactaaatgagcaaaatgctgcctattcatcgagtgattggactgTTTATGCCGgatcagaaatcattgttctcagcagcacatcagccGGTGAAAATTGCAGAtaggctgctgataacatgatattgtatggggacagattgatctatttggGTTTGTCGTGTGCCCATCATTGTTccttagccggtgtaaagaggctgggaaacagacGTCGAACGACTTTGATATTGTTGATCGCACTTGTTTAGcgtcctgaactcagcgcatgtaactaCAACCAAAATATTTCATTTGGGGcctcactttaaacttttgcccagtgcCCCACCCTGTCTAAGACCAGCCTTGACACTGTTGTATAGCTGCAAACACTTGATAGGTGGGGGTGCTGGCAGTCGGACCTCCAAGGAACTGACATACGAGTCTTAGACAACCCTTTTAACTCGGCTTTGGAGATAAACATAGTTACTAGGAAGCTGATCAGTTAAAAGTAATCAATCTGCTGACAAGATCATAACATGGCGCTGTGACTTCTTGCTGGGAGAGGGGAAGAGAGAACTGCTTTATTCGGACTGGACAAAGAAGATCATATGGTCACTGTAAAGCGGATTTATTTTCTTGTGCCGGGGGGGAAGtggatttttatgtttattatatccAGATAGGATAAAGCTGTGAAAAGACATCAATACAAGAAGGAATGAAGCCTTCTGCTGATATCATCTTACCTCCCACTTGGTTTCCTCAATCTTCGGGAGGAACTCGGACTGCTCTTTCTTGAAGACCATGCACTTCTTCTCCAGTTCCTCCCTTTCCTGCAGCAACTGTCCAACGTCATcctgaaacttcttcttttcttgcTGCAGCTTGAATATCTGAAGCTGTAACGCCTGCTGGGCGCGCTGTGCTTTCTTGGACACTTGCTGAAGCTTGTTGGCATAATTCTGTCTCAGGTCTTCCATTTCCCGTTCCCAGATTTTCTGCTTCTCTTCAAAGACTTGAAAAATGGCAGCTTCACTCTTGTCCAGGCTCCTCTTCATCTGGATCACCTCTTGCTCCTTTTCCCAGAGACGATCCTCTAGGTCTTGGATGATGTCGTCGCTCGAGGGTGAATGGAAAGGCAAGGCCTCGTTGAGATGGTTGAGTCTGCTAAAAGAAGAGGTGCTTTTGCTGGAAGATCGGCCACTGTCTGAGGTAGAAATTCCATTGTATCCCACTATATTCTTTTCTACGTAGGTAGTCCCGATGCGATTTATATGGCTTGTTGACGCACTCATCGGGCCAACATGCTGGCTGTAACCAGTCCCATACGTTGGTAGGCTGGTCAGTGAATTACGGCCAGAGTCCGATAGACCTCCCACCTGGCTGGAAGACCTGTTGTGGCTGGTCTTCTCCAAACTGCTTTTCAGGGTAGCTGCGCTGTTGCTGTTCCCATGACTGGAGCCCTTTCGGTTCTCGGTGACACCATTGTTCAAAGGTGGACATAAGTTTTGCATGGAATGGAAATTCTTGGGAACCACCGGCTTAAAGGCAGAGGGTCTCACCAAAGGCTCATTGCTCTGCAAGAATGGAAAGAAACAAACATTTACCTTAAAATTTATCAATAGGTATCAAACAGTTCTCTAAATTTTCCTGAAATTATTTTTAGAACCCACTAAAAAGTCTCTTCATTATTCACCCAAGTACAGAGACTTGTAGGGCTGAGCTACATGAGAAACACATCAGAGCGGAGACTTCAAGACCTGGATACTCCAACGATCATATGCTGACGGCCTATGgtacattactgaccctgtactgaccctgagttacatcctgtattatactccagagctgcactcactattctgctggtgcagtcactgtgtacatacattacattactgatcctgagttacatcctgtattataccccagagctgcactcactattctgctggtgcagtcactgtgtacatacattacattactgatcctgagttacatcctgtattatactccagagctgcactcactattctgctggtgctgtcagtgtacatacattacattactgatcctgagttacatcctgtattataccccagagctgcactcactattcttctggtgcagtcactgtgtacatacattacattactgatcctgagttacatcctgtagtataccccagagctgcactcactattctcctggtgcagtcactgtgtacatacattacattactgatcctgagttacatcctgtagtataccccagagctgcactcactattctgctggtgctgtcagtgtacatacattacattaatgatcctgagttacatcctgtattatatcccagagctgcactcactattctgctggtgcagtcactgtgtacatacattatattactgatcctgagttacatcctgtattatactccagagttgcactcactattctgctggtgcagtcactgtgtacatacattacattactgatcctgagttacctccagtattataccgcagagctgcactcactattctggtggtgcagtcactgtgtacatacattacattactgatcctgagttacctcctgtattatactccagagctgcactcgctattctgctggttcagtcactgtgtacatacattaccgatcctgagttacatcctgtattataccccagagctgcactcactattctgctggtgcagtcactgtgtacatacattacattactgatccggagttacatcctgtattatactccagagctgcactcactattctgcttgtgcaggtactgtgtacatacattactgatcctgagttacatcctgtattataccccagagctgcactcactattctgctggtgcagtctctgtgtacatacattacattactgatcctgagttacatcctgtattatactccagagctgcactcactattctgctgctgcaggtactgtgtacatacattactgatcctgagttacctcctgtattatactccagagctgcactcactattctgctggtgcagtcactatgtacatacattacattactgatcctgagttacatcctgtattataacccagagctgcactcactattctgctggagcagtcactgtgtacatagattacattactgatcctgagttacatcctgtattataccccagagctgcactcactattctgctggagcagtcactgtgtacatacattacattactgatcctgagttacatcctgtattatactccagagctgcactcactattctgctagagcagtcactgtgtacatgcattacattactgatcctgagttacatccgttattatactccagagctgcactcactattctgctggtgcagtcactgtgtacatacattacattactgatcctgagttacctccagtattataccccagagctgcactcactgttctgctggtgcagtcactgtgtacatacattactgatcctgagttacatcctgtattatactccagagctgcactcacaattttaGTCAGATGCAGCGCCGCTGTCCTCTGCTGGCTGTGTCTGGCATTGCAGCATTCTAGTGAAGGAGTATGTGCTGTAATACCAGGCACAGCCTATTGTCCGGAGTGTCGCTGTGTCTGAAGAGAAGCAGTCAGGAGCACGCCCCCCATTTCTCGGACATTATCTGATATTTTCACCTTTTCGCTCTTGCGTTGCTCATTGATGTACATGGAGTTTTTCTCCGTCTTGTAGCTCTTCTCTTCCCCCGAGTAGCGGTTCGAGTATCCGTTTCTGAAGCTGTCGTTCTGCTTGAGGCTGTTCTGAGTCCTGGTGCCCACGCTCTTCATTGCAAACTCTTGATCATTGGCGACTCCGCTGCCCACACTGCCCATAGTGCCCTGGGAGGGGGAGTCAGAAGACCGGCTGGCGAACGAGTGGTAGGACTCCTGGCTCTGGTAGGTTGCGTCGCTCAGGACGGTTCTTGACTCTAGTTTTGCCATGGCGGCAGCGAGGAGGATGTGCGATGACACTTAACGGCACTGCAAGAAAAAAAGGTAAAGTGAAAAATACTGTTAAATTGTAacatttcagaataagctgtcctgtgtgtgtacatgaggataTGCCAAgccagcgtaaggagacttattggccatgcagtgctcctctggcAAATATTATTTTCAGAGAGGAGAACTAGAACTGTAGTGCCACTTATTGCCTTATCATGGTCCACAAGGAGAACGTTTTCCCCTTAGACTtcctgtcagaggcctctcacccagccTGGTCAGAACACCTGCTTTGCAGTGATGAAGGGTGAACACCCCAAAACAGGGCTCTGCAAACTCAGTGTCTGGTTTAACTTTTTATCTTGCGTCATTTGgcaaggttcgttaaagggtcaatTTTGAGTTTTAGAATtgccacttccaataggtggcgctagtgtTCAAGTCCTCTTActttctgaagaggctatttgcacatTTAAAttaaggagcattgcatggcctataagtctcattACACTTGGCATggaactctccacaaggagagggTTTTCCCTTAGACAATATGTGCATTATTAGTTTTCACACTTTACCTTTTTGGAGTACTACCATCATTTATTTCCCTTTCTTATTTATTCCCTTCCTTCCCCTTCTCTCCCTTAGTTCCTTCActctctcccttccttcctttcctCCGTCCATTT
This window harbors:
- the LZTS3 gene encoding leucine zipper putative tumor suppressor 3; its protein translation is MAKLESRTVLSDATYQSQESYHSFASRSSDSPSQGTMGSVGSGVANDQEFAMKSVGTRTQNSLKQNDSFRNGYSNRYSGEEKSYKTEKNSMYINEQRKSEKSNEPLVRPSAFKPVVPKNFHSMQNLCPPLNNGVTENRKGSSHGNSNSAATLKSSLEKTSHNRSSSQVGGLSDSGRNSLTSLPTYGTGYSQHVGPMSASTSHINRIGTTYVEKNIVGYNGISTSDSGRSSSKSTSSFSRLNHLNEALPFHSPSSDDIIQDLEDRLWEKEQEVIQMKRSLDKSEAAIFQVFEEKQKIWEREMEDLRQNYANKLQQVSKKAQRAQQALQLQIFKLQQEKKKFQDDVGQLLQEREELEKKCMVFKKEQSEFLPKIEETKWEVCQKAGEISLLKQQLKDAQADIAQKLNEIVGLRSQLKEIKALLREKEEHLASIKDSYSSKTVSLEICESEMQRKQSEAQQMKEKLSQCEQEIAGLKETLSDLGQNPYTMDMTEKLRDTLACESDEAKMKRQNEDSLGTLKKDIENLQFELAMERQQRDQQVVDFEEERRTWQEEKEKVIKYQKQLQLNYVEMYQKNQQLEQKINEITAKATTPPAEDKKPWTPSRLERIESTEI